A genome region from Pangasianodon hypophthalmus isolate fPanHyp1 chromosome 11, fPanHyp1.pri, whole genome shotgun sequence includes the following:
- the alpi.1 gene encoding alkaline phosphatase, intestinal, tandem duplicate 1, producing the protein MMKLQLDLLLLLCSSIYLQLLQLLHHTHAHTAALWEASPSYWNEQAKKTLNDALKLQPQTHRAKNIILFLGDGMGVSTVSAARILRGQMDGGSGEETVLAIDRFPYLALSKTYSVDKQVADSASTATAYHCGVKANSKTVGLSANAIPYECNTTFGNEVYSILHRAKLQGKSVGIVTTTRVQHASPAAAYAHSVSRSWYSDADLPPEAQQDGCVDISTQLITNTDIDVILGGGRMYMTPKGTPDPEYPSSSSRKGDREDKRNLIEAWLDERKDRHAQYVWNKEQFNAVDVNTTDCLMGLFEPKDMRFEVFRNKTRDPSIVDMTEKAIQILKKNPNGFFLFVEDEGRIDHGHHAGIAKLALTETVMFDRAVRRASQLTKESETLTIVTADHSHVFTFGGNTPRGNPIFGLAPKNADDRLPFTSILYANGPGYVHVNGTRANISAVDYFDEEYMQQAAVPLDAETHGGEDVAIYAKGPMAHLFHGVKEQHYIAHVMAYAACLHPYTDCPPELNSSPQLSLSLSLSLSCVVIWFSSR; encoded by the exons ATGATGAAGCTGCAACTCgacctcctgctcctgctgtgCAGCTCCATCTATCTACAACTTCTACAACTTCTCCATCACACTCATGCTCACACTGCAG CTCTTTGGGAAGCCAGTCCTTCATACTGGAATGAACAAGCAAAGAAAACGCTGAATGATGCACTTAAACTCCAGCCGCAGACTCACAGGGCCAAAAACATCATCCTCTTCCTCGGTGATG GAATGGGAGTGTCCACTGTCTCAGCTGCCCGAATCCTGagaggacagatggatggaggatCAGGGGAGGAGACTGTCCTCGCCATAGATAGGTTTCCTTACCTCGCACTGTCAAAG ACATACAGCGTGGATAAACAGGTAGCGGATAGTGCGAGCACGGCTACAGCGTACCACTGTGGTGTTAAAGCAAACTCTAAAACAGTGGGTTTAAGTGCAAACGCCATCCCTTATGAGTGCAACACCACCTTCGGAAATGAAGTTTACTCCATCCTGCACCGTGCTAAATTACAAG gtaaatCAGTAGGCATTGTGACCACCACTCGAGTCCAGCATGCGTCTCCGGCAGCGGCGTATGCACACTCAGTGAGCCGCAGCTGGTACAGTGATGCTGATTTACCACCCGAAGCCCAACAAGATGGCTGTGTGGACATTTCCACTCAACTCATCACCAACACCGACATCGAT GTTATTCTTGGAGGTGGACGGATGTACATGACACCCAAAGGCACTCCGGATCCAGAATATCCATCTTCTTCGTCACGGAAAGGTGACCGCGAGGACAAGAGGAACTTGATCGAGGCGTGGCTGGATGAGCGGAAG gaCAGACATGCTCAGTATGTTTGGAATAAAGAGCAGTTTAACGCAGTGGATGTGAACACTACAGACTGTCTGATGG GGCTGTTTGAACCCAAGGACATGAGGTTTGAGGTGTTCAGGAACAAGACACGTGATCCCTCCATTGTGGACATGACTGAGAAAGCCATTCAGATCCTCAAGAAGAACCCAAATGGATTTTTCCTCTTTGTAGAAGATGA GGGCAGGATTGATCACGGCCACCACGCTGGCATCGCTAAACTGGCACTAACAGAGACAGTGATGTTCGACCGAGCGGTTCGTCGAGCATCTCAGCTCACCAAAGAGTCCGAAACTCTCACCATTGTCACTGCAGATCACTCACACGTCTTCACGTTTGGTGGGAACACACCCCGGGGGAACCCTATTTTTG gtCTGGCACCAAAGAATGCAGACGACAGACTTCCATTTACTAGTATCCTGTATGCGAACGGGCCCGGATACGTGCACGTAAACGGGACGAGAGCGAACATCTCGGCAGTGGATTACT tcGATGAGGAATACATGCAGCAGGCCGCTGTGCCGTTAGATGCCGAGACTCATGGAGGTGAAGATGTGGCAATTTACGCTAAAGGCCCGATGGCGCATCTTTTCCATGGCGTTAAAGAGCAACATTACATCGCTCATGTGATGGCATACGCTGCCTGCCTCCATCCCTACACTGACTGCCCCCCTGAGCTTAACTCCTCCccccaactctctctctctctgtccctcagtTTATCATGTGTAGTGATTTGGTTCAGCTCAAGATGA